From the Clostridium putrefaciens genome, one window contains:
- the dnaA gene encoding chromosomal replication initiator protein DnaA: MTAILNPKYTFDSFVIGNSNRFAHAASLAVAESPAKAYNPLFIYGGVGLGKTHLMHAIGHYVLKNNPNTKVVYVSSEKFTNELINSIKDDKNVEFRNKYRNVDVLLIDDIQFIAGKERTQEEFFHTFNALHEANKQIILSSDRPPKEIPTLEDRLRSRFEWGLIADIQAPDFETRIAILKKKADVENLNVPNEVLVYTATKIKSNIRELEGALIRIVAYSSLTNSEITLELATEALKDIISSKNSKNITIANIQDIVSSYYNLRIEDFKSQRRTRNVSYPRQIAMYLSRKLTDMSLPKIGEEFGGRDHTTVIHAYEKISTGLKTDESLQNVVNDLTKKITQK; encoded by the coding sequence ATGACTGCCATCTTAAATCCTAAGTACACTTTTGATTCCTTTGTAATTGGAAATAGTAATAGGTTTGCCCATGCAGCATCACTTGCTGTAGCAGAATCTCCAGCAAAAGCTTATAATCCCTTATTTATATATGGTGGCGTAGGTCTTGGTAAAACACATCTTATGCATGCTATAGGGCACTATGTTCTTAAAAATAATCCAAATACAAAAGTAGTTTATGTATCTTCTGAAAAGTTTACAAATGAACTTATTAACTCTATTAAAGATGATAAGAATGTAGAATTCAGAAATAAGTATAGAAATGTAGATGTACTTTTAATTGATGATATACAATTTATAGCAGGAAAAGAAAGAACTCAAGAAGAATTTTTCCATACCTTTAATGCGTTACATGAAGCTAATAAACAAATTATATTATCTAGTGATAGACCACCAAAAGAGATACCTACCTTAGAAGATAGGCTAAGATCAAGATTTGAATGGGGACTTATAGCCGATATACAGGCTCCAGATTTTGAAACTAGAATAGCTATTCTTAAAAAAAAGGCTGATGTCGAAAACCTTAATGTACCAAATGAAGTTTTAGTCTATACTGCAACAAAGATTAAATCTAATATAAGAGAACTTGAGGGTGCTCTTATAAGAATAGTAGCTTACTCATCATTAACTAATAGTGAAATTACTTTAGAATTAGCTACAGAAGCTTTAAAAGACATAATATCTAGTAAAAATTCAAAAAATATTACAATAGCAAATATTCAAGATATAGTTTCCAGCTATTATAATCTTAGGATAGAAGACTTTAAATCTCAGCGTAGAACAAGGAACGTATCATATCCTAGGCAGATTGCTATGTATTTATCTAGAAAGCTTACAGATATGTCTCTACCTAAAATTGGGGAAGAGTTTGGTGGACGAGATCATACAACAGTAATTCATGCCTATGAAAAGATTTCAACAGGATTAAAAACTGATGAATCATTGCAAAACGTTGTAAATGACCTGACCAAGAAGATTACACAAAAGTAA
- the dnaN gene encoding DNA polymerase III subunit beta, with amino-acid sequence MKFICEKNNLQEAISIVQKAVTGRSPMPILEGIFLDASNDELKFIGSDIDLSIETTIKANVIEPGKIVINSKIFGEIIRKLPNDEVSIETAENDSIIITCQNSIFNITHLEANDFPMVPSITEDLIFGIPQGILKNMIRGTSFAVAVDETRPILTGILFEINDKMLNMVALDGYRLAFRNEFIDNENSINAVIPAKTLNEVVRILEDSNENVDITFTTNHILFNLGKTKIISRLLEGEFIKYNSIIPQEFNLKVTVDKQKLQSSIERASLMVKEGNANLIKLDIQDESMVITSNSQLGKVREEIAINLQGSPIQIAFNSRYLLDVLKIMEEDEVIMEFSSSVSPCIIKNKNKLNCKYLVLPVRLVK; translated from the coding sequence ATGAAATTTATATGTGAAAAGAATAATCTACAAGAAGCTATATCAATAGTTCAAAAAGCTGTTACAGGAAGATCTCCAATGCCAATACTAGAAGGAATATTTTTAGATGCAAGTAACGATGAACTAAAATTTATAGGTTCAGACATAGATTTAAGTATAGAAACAACAATTAAAGCCAATGTAATTGAACCTGGAAAGATAGTTATTAATTCAAAAATATTTGGAGAGATAATACGAAAGTTACCGAATGACGAAGTTTCTATAGAAACAGCAGAAAATGATTCAATAATAATAACTTGTCAAAATTCTATATTTAATATTACTCATTTAGAAGCTAATGACTTCCCAATGGTACCAAGTATTACTGAAGACTTAATATTTGGAATACCTCAAGGTATTTTGAAAAATATGATAAGGGGAACAAGTTTTGCTGTAGCTGTAGATGAAACAAGACCAATACTTACAGGAATATTGTTTGAGATTAATGACAAGATGTTAAATATGGTAGCTCTTGATGGATATAGGCTTGCATTTAGGAATGAATTCATAGATAATGAAAATTCAATAAATGCTGTAATTCCAGCAAAAACTTTAAATGAAGTTGTAAGGATATTAGAAGATAGTAATGAAAATGTTGATATAACATTTACAACAAATCATATTCTCTTTAATCTAGGTAAAACTAAGATAATATCAAGACTCTTAGAAGGAGAATTTATTAAATATAATTCTATAATTCCTCAAGAGTTTAATTTGAAAGTCACTGTGGATAAACAAAAATTACAAAGTAGTATTGAGAGAGCTTCACTTATGGTTAAAGAAGGAAATGCTAATTTGATAAAATTAGATATACAAGATGAGTCTATGGTGATAACCTCCAATTCTCAATTGGGAAAGGTGAGAGAAGAGATTGCAATAAATTTGCAAGGTAGCCCCATACAAATTGCATTTAATTCAAGATACCTTTTAGATGTCTTGAAGATCATGGAAGAAGATGAAGTTATAATGGAATTTTCAAGTAGTGTAAGTCCTTGTATAATAAAAAATAAGAATAAACTTAATTGCAAATATCTTGTGCTACCAGTAAGATTAGTAAAATAA
- the yaaA gene encoding S4 domain-containing protein YaaA codes for MEEIKITTEHIKLDSFLKWCGAASLGSEAKFYILEGLVKVNGEIATQRGKKLRVGDKVEFKESIYKLI; via the coding sequence ATGGAAGAAATAAAAATAACCACTGAGCATATAAAACTTGATTCCTTTTTAAAATGGTGTGGAGCTGCATCATTAGGTTCAGAAGCTAAATTTTATATACTAGAAGGCCTAGTTAAGGTAAATGGAGAAATTGCTACACAAAGAGGAAAGAAGCTAAGGGTTGGAGATAAGGTAGAATTTAAAGAGAGTATATATAAACTAATTTAA
- the recF gene encoding DNA replication/repair protein RecF (All proteins in this family for which functions are known are DNA-binding proteins that assist the filamentation of RecA onto DNA for the initiation of recombination or recombinational repair.) — protein sequence MYIKYLQLYNYRNYNYLNLELGPSANVFIGDNAQGKTNILESVYYCGFGKSHRTNKDKELIKWNEEKSSISIYISKKRLDKKIDINILRNGKKGITINSIKIRKISDLIGSFNVVMFSPEDLRIIKESPGVRRRFMDMELCQIDKKYYYSLVQYNKVLQERNVLLRNRGLDKSMLDIYDIQLASFGKYIFNKRCEYVDKLNQYGSKIHNDITSNKENIFFKYISAVKNKDDIEEQLLSLLKEYRQKDMERGTTSIGIHRDDLSIYINKIEVKSYGSQGQQRTAVLTMKFSSLSILRDLTGEAPVLLLDDVLSELDFNRKRYILKSIKDVQTIITCTGVDEVEAYLSKDAKIFKVIDGNIIS from the coding sequence ATGTATATAAAATATTTACAACTTTACAATTATAGAAATTACAATTACTTAAACCTAGAGCTTGGTCCAAGTGCTAATGTTTTCATAGGAGACAATGCTCAAGGTAAGACTAATATTTTAGAATCTGTATACTACTGTGGATTCGGAAAGTCTCATAGAACAAACAAAGATAAGGAACTTATTAAGTGGAATGAAGAAAAATCATCTATAAGTATTTATATATCAAAAAAGAGATTAGACAAAAAGATTGATATAAATATATTAAGAAATGGAAAAAAGGGAATAACGATAAACTCTATAAAGATAAGAAAAATATCGGATCTTATAGGTAGTTTTAATGTTGTTATGTTTTCTCCAGAGGATTTAAGAATAATAAAAGAATCACCAGGGGTTAGGCGTAGATTCATGGATATGGAATTATGCCAAATAGATAAAAAGTATTATTATAGTTTAGTTCAATATAATAAGGTTCTTCAAGAAAGAAATGTTTTGCTAAGAAATAGAGGTTTAGATAAATCCATGTTAGACATATATGATATTCAATTAGCTAGCTTTGGAAAGTATATATTTAATAAAAGATGTGAGTATGTAGATAAGCTTAATCAATATGGTAGTAAGATACATAATGATATAACGTCAAACAAAGAAAATATATTTTTTAAATACATATCGGCTGTTAAGAATAAAGATGATATAGAAGAACAATTATTAAGTTTACTAAAAGAGTATAGGCAAAAAGATATGGAAAGAGGAACTACAAGCATCGGTATTCATAGAGATGATTTGTCAATTTACATAAATAAAATTGAAGTTAAAAGCTATGGTTCACAAGGGCAACAAAGGACAGCAGTTTTAACTATGAAGTTTTCCTCTTTAAGCATATTAAGAGACTTAACAGGTGAGGCTCCAGTTTTATTACTAGATGATGTTCTATCTGAATTAGATTTTAATAGAAAAAGATATATATTAAAGTCTATTAAGGATGTCCAGACAATAATAACCTGCACAGGTGTAGACGAGGTTGAGGCTTATTTAAGTAAGGATGCTAAAATATTTAAGGTTATTGATGGAAATATAATTTCATAG
- the remB gene encoding extracellular matrix regulator RemB yields the protein MFLHLGENVVVPIKDIIGIFDMETSMDSSDTRQFLRMAEEDGFIERITKDRPKSFVIAEVEKKSKIFFSPISSATLTKRVDIEYYLK from the coding sequence ATGTTTCTTCACTTAGGAGAAAATGTAGTAGTACCCATAAAGGATATAATAGGTATATTTGATATGGAAACTAGTATGGATAGTTCTGATACTAGACAATTTTTAAGAATGGCGGAAGAGGATGGATTTATAGAGCGAATAACAAAAGATAGACCAAAGTCTTTTGTTATTGCGGAAGTCGAAAAGAAGAGTAAGATATTCTTTTCACCAATATCGTCAGCAACATTAACTAAAAGAGTTGATATAGAATATTATTTGAAATGA
- the gyrB gene encoding DNA topoisomerase (ATP-hydrolyzing) subunit B produces MEDNKSIYEASQIQVLEGLEAVRKRPGMYIGSTSIRGLHHLVYEIVDNSIDEALAGYCTHIEVVINEDNSVTVSDDGRGMPVGMHPKMGKPAVEVIMTILHAGGKFGGGGYKVSGGLHGVGASVVNALSEVCEVTVKREGFIWKQSFGRGLAKSSLEKIGETDETGTMVYFKPDPLIFEEIDFDFDILSKRLREVAFLNKGIKLSFEDKRIDKKDQYQYEGGIKSFVSYLNRNKQALHPEPIYVEGAKDDYIVEIALQYNDGYTENIFSFANNIDTVEGGTHLIGFKSALTRVFNDYARKFGLLKEADKNLSGDDIREGLTAVVSVKLTDPQFEGQTKTKLGNSEVRSIVDSIMGEGVSTYLEENPLVGKIVIEKGLLAARAREAARKARELTRKSVLERTSLPGKLADCSSKDPLECEIYIVEGDSAGGSAKQGRNRRFQAILPLRGKILNVEKQRLDKILNSESIRSMITAFGAGIGDEFDLEKRRYNRIIIMTDADVDGAHIRTLLLTFFYRYMRGLVDEGHVYIAQPPLFKVTKQKKDYYAYSDKELNDILTELGGKDNSISIQRYKGLGEMNAEQLWDTTMDPEKRILLKATVEDAMAADEIFTILMGDKVEPRREFIQENAKRVMNLDI; encoded by the coding sequence TTGGAAGATAACAAGAGTATTTATGAAGCAAGTCAAATCCAAGTCCTCGAAGGGTTGGAAGCGGTAAGAAAAAGGCCAGGTATGTATATTGGTAGTACTAGTATAAGAGGTCTTCATCATTTAGTATATGAGATAGTTGATAATAGTATTGATGAGGCACTTGCAGGGTATTGCACACATATAGAAGTTGTTATAAATGAAGATAACTCAGTAACTGTATCAGATGATGGAAGAGGTATGCCAGTTGGTATGCATCCTAAAATGGGAAAACCTGCAGTAGAAGTTATAATGACAATACTCCATGCAGGAGGTAAGTTTGGTGGTGGAGGTTACAAGGTATCAGGGGGACTTCATGGAGTAGGAGCTTCCGTTGTTAATGCTTTATCTGAAGTCTGTGAGGTTACAGTTAAAAGAGAAGGTTTTATATGGAAACAGTCTTTTGGAAGAGGTCTTGCAAAGAGTTCACTAGAAAAGATAGGCGAAACAGATGAAACTGGAACTATGGTATATTTTAAGCCTGACCCTTTAATATTTGAAGAGATAGACTTTGATTTTGATATATTATCTAAAAGGCTTAGAGAAGTAGCCTTCTTAAATAAAGGTATAAAACTATCATTTGAAGATAAACGTATTGATAAAAAAGACCAATACCAATATGAAGGAGGAATAAAGTCCTTTGTATCTTATTTAAATAGAAATAAACAAGCATTGCACCCAGAACCTATATATGTAGAAGGTGCTAAGGATGATTATATAGTTGAAATAGCACTTCAATACAATGATGGCTACACAGAAAATATATTTTCCTTTGCTAATAATATAGATACAGTTGAAGGGGGCACCCACCTTATTGGATTTAAATCTGCTCTTACAAGAGTGTTTAATGATTATGCAAGAAAGTTTGGATTGTTAAAAGAAGCAGATAAGAACCTATCAGGAGATGATATAAGAGAAGGACTTACTGCTGTAGTTTCAGTGAAACTTACAGATCCTCAATTTGAAGGACAAACAAAGACAAAGCTTGGAAATAGTGAAGTAAGAAGTATAGTAGATAGCATAATGGGTGAAGGTGTAAGTACTTATCTAGAAGAGAATCCTTTAGTAGGTAAAATTGTTATAGAAAAGGGTCTTTTAGCAGCAAGAGCAAGAGAGGCTGCTAGAAAAGCAAGAGAACTTACAAGAAAGTCTGTGTTAGAAAGAACTTCTCTTCCAGGAAAACTTGCGGATTGCTCTTCAAAGGATCCATTAGAATGTGAGATATATATAGTCGAGGGAGACTCGGCAGGTGGATCAGCAAAGCAAGGAAGGAATAGAAGATTTCAAGCCATATTACCATTAAGAGGTAAGATACTAAATGTTGAAAAACAAAGATTAGATAAAATATTAAATTCTGAAAGTATAAGGTCAATGATAACTGCATTTGGAGCAGGTATTGGTGATGAATTTGATTTGGAAAAGAGAAGATATAATAGAATAATAATAATGACAGATGCTGACGTAGATGGAGCTCATATAAGGACCTTATTATTAACGTTTTTTTATAGATACATGAGAGGACTTGTTGATGAAGGTCATGTATATATAGCTCAACCACCTTTATTTAAGGTTACAAAACAAAAGAAAGATTATTATGCTTATAGTGATAAAGAATTAAATGATATATTAACTGAATTAGGTGGAAAAGATAATAGTATTTCGATACAAAGGTACAAAGGACTTGGAGAAATGAATGCTGAGCAGCTTTGGGATACAACTATGGATCCTGAAAAGAGGATACTTCTTAAAGCAACTGTAGAGGATGCCATGGCAGCAGATGAAATATTTACTATACTTATGGGAGACAAAGTAGAACCCCGTAGAGAATTTATTCAAGAAAATGCAAAAAGGGTTATGAACTTAGATATATAG
- the gyrA gene encoding DNA gyrase subunit A: protein MNNNEGKVIPVDIESEMKKCYIDYAMSVIVGRALPDVRDGLKPVHRRILFSMHELGLAPEKGYRKCARIVGDVLGKYHPHGDSSVYDALVRMAQDFSIRYILVNGHGNFGSVDGDSAAAMRYTEAKMSKISAEMIRDINKDTVDFIPNFDGEESEPSVLPSRFPNLLVNGSSGIAVGMATNIPPHNLREVIDGVIMLIEEPDSNIMELMTVIKGPDFPTAGTIMGEAGIRSAYETGRGKILVRAKADILEEHGRNRIIVTEIPYQVNKSKLIENIAELVKDKKINGIHDLRDESDRDGMRIVIELKRDANPEVVLNLLYKHTKMEDTFGVIMLALVDNEPQVLNLKEVLVHYLNFQKEVVRRRTEFELQKAEDRAHILEGLKIALDNIDEVIKILRGSKTADIAKSTIIERFDFSDKQAQAILEMRLRRLTGLERDKIEQELSELMILIEGLKDILQNEQLLLDLIREELLEIKNKFGDERRTSIEQGVGDISLEDLIQEQEVVITLTHGGYIKRILADTYSSQRRGGKGIQAMSTKEDDFVENVFIASTHSDLLFFTNRGKVYKLRAYEIPDAGRTAKGTNLINIIPITPGEKIEAVLAIKDNKLDGNLVMVTRKGVIKKTPLKGFINIRRNGMNAITLREGDELLKVKLTYGDAEVIVVTNYGYAIRISEKDVRAMGRNAAGVKALTLREDDKVVSIDIIVSDEDLLIVSENGFGKRTNISKYQLQKRGGKGVKTYKRNDKTGNVVGARICNEEDELMLVNSSGVAIRINVDGVAQTGRNTSGVTLMKTKGEEQVVAIAKIKSSVDNETIDGDTIIVEDSEELIILDDEQKDEPEISSEVIDDEE, encoded by the coding sequence ATGAACAATAATGAAGGAAAAGTTATACCGGTTGATATTGAAAGCGAAATGAAGAAATGTTATATAGATTACGCTATGAGCGTTATCGTAGGTAGAGCACTTCCAGATGTAAGAGATGGTCTAAAGCCTGTCCATAGAAGAATTTTATTTTCTATGCATGAGTTGGGGTTAGCTCCAGAAAAGGGATATAGGAAGTGTGCTAGAATAGTCGGTGACGTTTTAGGTAAGTATCATCCACACGGAGATTCTTCTGTATATGATGCTTTAGTAAGAATGGCTCAAGATTTTTCTATAAGATATATATTAGTAAATGGACATGGAAACTTTGGTTCTGTTGATGGAGATTCAGCTGCAGCAATGAGATATACAGAAGCAAAGATGAGTAAGATTTCTGCAGAAATGATAAGAGATATAAATAAAGATACTGTAGATTTTATACCTAACTTTGATGGAGAGGAAAGTGAACCATCAGTATTACCATCAAGATTTCCTAACCTTCTAGTAAATGGGTCATCAGGTATTGCTGTTGGTATGGCCACAAATATACCTCCACATAACTTAAGAGAAGTAATAGATGGGGTAATAATGCTTATAGAAGAGCCAGACTCTAATATTATGGAATTAATGACTGTAATAAAGGGACCTGACTTCCCAACAGCTGGTACTATAATGGGAGAAGCAGGAATTAGATCAGCTTATGAAACAGGAAGAGGAAAGATTCTAGTTAGAGCTAAAGCAGATATATTAGAGGAACATGGAAGAAATAGAATAATAGTAACAGAGATACCATATCAAGTGAATAAGTCTAAACTTATAGAAAATATAGCAGAGCTTGTTAAGGATAAAAAGATAAATGGAATACATGATTTAAGAGATGAGTCAGATAGAGATGGTATGAGAATTGTAATAGAGCTTAAAAGAGATGCAAATCCAGAAGTAGTTTTAAATCTATTATATAAACATACTAAAATGGAAGATACCTTTGGTGTAATAATGCTAGCATTAGTAGATAATGAACCACAGGTCTTAAATTTAAAAGAGGTATTAGTTCATTATTTAAATTTCCAAAAGGAAGTTGTAAGAAGAAGAACTGAGTTTGAATTACAAAAGGCTGAAGATAGGGCTCATATATTAGAAGGGTTAAAAATTGCATTAGATAATATAGATGAAGTTATAAAGATTTTAAGAGGATCAAAAACTGCTGATATAGCAAAATCTACTATTATAGAGAGATTTGATTTTTCTGATAAGCAAGCACAAGCTATTTTAGAAATGAGACTTAGAAGACTTACAGGACTTGAAAGAGATAAAATAGAACAAGAGTTAAGTGAACTTATGATTTTAATCGAAGGCTTAAAGGATATATTACAAAATGAACAATTATTATTAGATTTAATAAGAGAAGAGCTTTTAGAAATTAAAAATAAGTTTGGAGATGAAAGAAGGACTTCAATTGAGCAAGGTGTTGGAGATATATCACTTGAAGATCTTATTCAAGAGCAAGAAGTTGTTATAACATTAACTCATGGAGGATATATAAAGAGAATATTAGCAGATACCTACTCTTCACAAAGAAGAGGTGGTAAGGGAATACAAGCAATGTCAACTAAAGAAGATGACTTTGTAGAGAATGTATTTATAGCTTCTACTCATAGTGATTTATTATTCTTTACAAACCGAGGAAAGGTTTATAAACTTAGAGCTTATGAAATACCTGATGCAGGAAGAACTGCAAAGGGAACAAACTTAATAAATATAATACCTATAACTCCAGGTGAAAAGATAGAGGCTGTACTTGCAATAAAGGATAATAAGTTAGATGGTAACTTAGTTATGGTAACAAGAAAAGGAGTAATAAAGAAGACCCCTCTTAAAGGATTCATCAATATAAGAAGAAATGGTATGAATGCTATAACATTAAGAGAAGGAGATGAACTTCTAAAAGTTAAACTTACCTATGGTGATGCAGAAGTTATTGTTGTTACTAACTATGGATATGCAATTAGAATAAGTGAAAAAGATGTAAGGGCTATGGGTAGAAATGCAGCAGGTGTTAAGGCACTTACATTAAGAGAAGATGATAAGGTTGTATCTATAGATATAATAGTTTCAGATGAGGACCTTCTAATAGTAAGTGAAAATGGATTTGGTAAAAGGACTAACATATCTAAATACCAATTACAAAAAAGAGGCGGAAAAGGAGTTAAGACCTACAAGAGGAATGATAAAACGGGAAATGTTGTAGGTGCTAGGATTTGTAATGAAGAGGATGAGCTTATGCTTGTTAATAGTAGCGGGGTAGCCATAAGAATAAATGTAGATGGTGTAGCTCAAACAGGAAGAAATACTAGTGGTGTAACTCTTATGAAAACTAAAGGCGAAGAGCAAGTAGTTGCTATTGCTAAGATAAAAAGTTCAGTGGATAATGAAACCATAGATGGTGATACAATTATTGTTGAGGATAGTGAGGAATTAATTATCCTAGATGATGAACAAAAGGATGAACCAGAGATATCCTCTGAAGTGATAGATGACGAAGAATAA
- a CDS encoding HD domain-containing protein — translation MIYRIKQFLWHIISPFKPIDYIFLRNYLDKEEMDLFCDLRSAEKQHCIRVAKASLQYINNGEFSEAHSSLDKTWFMKVCLLHDIGKRFGSLSIIDKSLLVIISKLFKNSMNKYMNINKVDVYYNHPLKGYECLKELNKYDERLLYIIKNHHNYKIKGDEMLDILIHFDNLN, via the coding sequence ATGATTTATAGAATCAAACAATTTTTGTGGCATATAATATCTCCATTTAAACCAATAGACTATATATTTTTAAGAAATTATTTAGATAAAGAGGAGATGGACTTATTTTGTGATTTAAGATCAGCAGAGAAACAACATTGTATAAGAGTTGCAAAGGCATCTTTACAATACATAAATAATGGAGAGTTTAGTGAAGCACATAGTTCATTAGACAAGACTTGGTTTATGAAGGTTTGCCTACTACATGATATCGGAAAGAGGTTTGGAAGTTTATCTATTATAGATAAATCATTACTAGTTATAATAAGCAAACTATTTAAGAATAGCATGAATAAATATATGAATATTAATAAGGTAGATGTATATTATAATCACCCTCTGAAAGGATATGAATGCTTAAAAGAATTAAATAAATATGATGAAAGACTTTTATATATAATTAAAAACCATCACAATTATAAGATTAAGGGAGATGAAATGTTAGATATATTAATACATTTTGATAACTTAAATTGA
- a CDS encoding transcription repressor NadR gives MNSKDRRQSIKKILVEANNAKKGSELALTFSVTRQVIVKDVALLRASGINIIATPEGYMIPKIQLDTIRRLVVLSHTKDEIEEELKIIVRFGGVIEDVIVEHPLYGEIKAMLMIKTYEDINGFISRFNSSNAQALSTLTLGIHIHTITAESTEIMDKITNELRHKGFLILD, from the coding sequence TTGAATTCCAAGGATAGAAGACAATCAATTAAAAAGATTTTGGTAGAAGCTAATAATGCAAAAAAAGGTAGTGAACTTGCATTAACATTTAGTGTAACAAGGCAAGTTATAGTTAAGGATGTAGCTTTATTAAGAGCTAGTGGCATTAATATAATAGCAACTCCAGAAGGATATATGATTCCTAAGATTCAATTAGACACTATTAGGAGACTTGTAGTCCTATCTCACACTAAGGATGAAATTGAAGAAGAATTAAAGATTATAGTAAGGTTTGGTGGTGTAATAGAAGATGTAATAGTAGAACATCCTCTTTATGGTGAAATTAAAGCTATGCTTATGATAAAGACATACGAGGATATAAATGGATTTATAAGCAGATTTAATTCTTCTAATGCACAGGCATTGTCAACACTTACATTAGGAATACATATACATACAATAACAGCAGAAAGCACTGAAATAATGGACAAAATAACAAATGAACTTCGGCATAAAGGATTTTTGATATTAGATTAA